A single Phoenix dactylifera cultivar Barhee BC4 chromosome 1, palm_55x_up_171113_PBpolish2nd_filt_p, whole genome shotgun sequence DNA region contains:
- the LOC103710942 gene encoding gibberellin receptor GID1C-like produces MAGSNEVNANECKMVVPLNTWVLISNFKLAYNMLRRPDGTFDRHLAEFLDRKVPANVFPVNGVISFDLLIDRVTNLLARIYRPSPPTPSDSQRPSLHADLQSPPSPDPFPVIIFFHGGSFAHSSSNSAIYDSLCRRFVSLCGAVVISVNYRRSPEHRYPSAYDDGWTALKWASSEPWLHSGKDAKLRVFLSGDSSGGNIAHHVAVRAAESGIEVSGNILLNPMFGGNQRTESEKRLDGKYFVTVQDRYWYWKAFLPEGADRDHPACNPFGPNGMKLEELPFTKSLVIVAGLDLTQDWQLAYAEGLKKAGHDVKLVHREQATVGFYFLPNTDHFYEVMEEIKNFVSSNC; encoded by the exons ATGGCTGGAAGCAACGAGGTTAACGCTAACGAATGCAag ATGGTGGTTCCCCTCAACACATGGGTCCTCATCTCCAACTTCAAGCTGGCTTACAACATGCTCCGCCGCCCCGACGGCACCTTCGACCGCCACCTTGCTGAATTCCTTGATCGCAAGGTCCCTGCCAATGTCTTCCCTGTTAATGGTGTAATCTCTTTTGACCTCCTTATTGATCGCGTAACGAATCTCCTTGCCCGCATCTACCGCCCTTCTCCCCCTACTCCCTCTGACTCCCAGAGACCATCCCTCCATGCTGACCTCCAATCCCCCCCATCCCCTGACCCTTTCCCTgtcatcatcttcttccatGGTGGCAGCTTCGCCCACTCGTCGTCCAATAGCGCCATCTATGACTCCCTTTGCCGCCGCTTTGTCTCCCTCTGCGGTGCTGTTGTCATATCCGTGAACTACCGCCGATCACCGGAGCACCGGTATCCCTCTGCCTATGATGATGGGTGGACTGCCCTTAAATGGGCCTCCTCCGAGCCGTGGCTCCACAGTGGTAAGGATGCCAAGCTTCGGGTTTTCCTCTCAGGGGATAGCTCTGGCGGGAACATCGCACACCACGTCGCCGTGAGGGCTGCCGAATCGGGAATTGAGGTCTCTGGGAACATTCTCCTCAACCCCATGTTTGGTGGAAACCAACGGACCGAATCGGAGAAGAGATTGGATGGGAAGTACTTTGTCACGGTTCAGGACAGGTACTGGTATTGGAAGGCATTCCTCCCTGAGGGGGCGGATAGAGACCACCCTGCTTGCAATCCCTTTGGTCCCAATGGAATGAAGCTCGAAGAGTTACCATTCACAAAAAGCCTTGTGATAGTGGCAGGATTGGATCTTACCCAGGATTGGCAGCTGGCTTATGCCGAAGGGCTCAAGAAGGCTGGCCATGATGTCAAGCTTGTCCATCGTGAGCAGGCCACTGTTGGGTTCTACTTCTTGCCTAACACAGACCATTTCTATGAAGTAATGGAGGAGATAAAGAACTTCGTCAGTTCTAACTGTTAG